One segment of Gemmatimonadota bacterium DNA contains the following:
- a CDS encoding carboxypeptidase regulatory-like domain-containing protein, whose protein sequence is MRNVSRLALLAAFAYVAACGGGDGTGPSDHTPTSVTALSGNNQQAPVATAVAVAPSVQVRDKKGRGVPGIQVTFAVASGGGALTGAVDTTDASGVAAVGSWTLGTQVGANTLTATVGTLAPVTITATAVAGAPASMVFSTAPGSSALNGAALAQQPIIQLKDQFGNNATQAGVQVTAAIVAGGGTLGGTTTVASNASGVVTFTNLAITGTVGTRTLSFTATGLVALSSGAIQVDAGAPATVSAASSTTLTGTAGTPVAPAPSVLVADVSGNPVAGATVTFTATAGEGTVSNGSVLTNGSGIATVGSWTLSGTAGTNHLSAQVGSLTPVTFTATVNPGAAAALAMQAQPSASAANGAALATQPVVRIVDGFGNVITSATTTVTATLQGAGAALGGTASVAAVNGVATFTDLSLTGTAGTYALAFAAGGLSGVTSGNIALTAGAATTIAASAGDGQSATVNAAVATPPAVLVTDQSGNPVSGVSVTFAVASGGGSVTGASATTNASGIAAVGSWTLGTTVGANTLTATSGSLTGSPVTFGATATAAAASRLALTTAPSASATNGVALAQQPVARVEDAFGNPISQAGTVVTVTASGGGVIAAGATATTNTSGVASFSGLVLNGLAGNYTLTFSAGGLSSATSGSITLAAGAASTLAITTQPPASAVNGAALAQQPVLQVTDVGGNPSPVATSITAALTGAPAGVTLGGTTTVASNGSGAAAFTDLSLTGTVGSYSLTFTAAGLNSATSGGITLAAGAATTIALNAGDAQSAIAGSAVAIDPSVLVTDQSGNPVSGVSVTFAVATGGGSVTGGAASTDAGGIATVGSWTLGASVGANTLTATSGSLTGSPVTFTATGTVGPAALLAANAGTGQSAIAGSAVTIAPAVLVTDANGNPVSGVSVTFAVATGGGSLAGGSAVTDAGGIATVGSWTLGAVAGANTLTATSSGLGGSPVTFSATGVAGPASELAFGQQPTSVTSGAAITPAVTVRVTDANGNLITGATDAITLALGANPGGGTLGGTLTVSALGGIATFPGLSIDNAASGYTLAASATGLASATSATFDVTPGAPTNLAFGQQPTSTTGGATLAPAVTVLVRDANGNTVTGSTAPVTIAIGTNPGSGTLGGTLTVNAVAGVATFADLNIDKAGTGYTLSAASAGVSGVTSASFNITAGAATRLAFGQQPSDLLAGGTMAPAVTVLVQDAGGNTVTGATNAVTMALGTNPTGGSLSGTLTVNAVAGVATFSDLSLTAAAPGYTLAATASGLTGATSASFDVTPAAATKLAVGQQPGSAASGAALSPSVTVLVQDAFDNTVTGASTAVTVALGTNPGGSTLGGTLTVNAAAGIATFANLTLDKVGVGYTLDFTAGGLTGASSGAFSITPGAAAQLAFGQQPTSSTGGGVIAPAVTVLVQDAAGNTVTGATSSVSLAFGANPGSGTLGGTVSASAVAGVATFSDLTVDKVGTGYTLAASSAGLTGATSAAFDVTPGAAAALTITTQPSSQVTNANALTQQPVLQLRDAGGNAVPQAGVNVLASLTDSTGVVLGGTRTVATNASGVATFTNLALTGTVGSYSLTFTSGALTSATSSSIALVAGSPASVVAASATSQSGRVGIAAGTAPSVTVTDVSGNPVSGATVTFAVTAGGGTVSGGSQSTDALGHATVSGWTLGRTVTTNTVSATVGALPVVTFDATVTIQLSAVSAGNDHACALTIDGVPYCWGNNAAGGLGDSTTTPTLAPVPVAGSPYYSRISAGRGFSCGLDTNGAAYCWGNNASGELGIGSTTPKTAPTAVTGGHLFTGIVTENIASSHHACAIAVGGSLFCWGDNSAGQYGRGNTTSSSSPQAAGGTGTTYLQVAAGDKFSCGVRTGQAAYCWGINGSGQLGDNSTAQRLNPVAVAGGLSFTQVATSQIHSCGLTAGGLVYCWGDNFQGRLGQDTTLVNQSLTPIQVPGLTGVSELVAGGGHTCARTSGNAIYCWGLNDAGQLGDGTGGAAGDYSSTPVLVSLPGGVTGFTSITTGASFACAIANTGAVYCWGEGDGGQLGDGTGLDANLPVLVVDP, encoded by the coding sequence ATGCGGAACGTCTCTCGCCTCGCCCTGCTGGCCGCCTTTGCGTACGTCGCCGCCTGTGGTGGCGGGGATGGCACCGGCCCCTCGGATCACACGCCGACGAGTGTCACGGCGCTGTCGGGCAACAACCAGCAGGCCCCGGTGGCCACCGCGGTGGCGGTGGCTCCCTCGGTCCAGGTCCGGGACAAGAAGGGGCGCGGGGTGCCCGGGATCCAGGTGACGTTCGCGGTCGCCTCGGGCGGCGGCGCGCTGACCGGCGCGGTGGATACCACCGACGCGAGCGGCGTGGCCGCCGTCGGCAGCTGGACGCTCGGCACGCAGGTGGGCGCCAACACCCTGACCGCGACGGTAGGGACGCTGGCGCCGGTGACCATCACCGCCACGGCGGTCGCCGGGGCCCCCGCCAGCATGGTGTTCAGCACGGCGCCGGGCAGCAGCGCGCTCAACGGCGCCGCCTTGGCGCAGCAGCCCATCATCCAGCTCAAGGACCAGTTCGGGAACAACGCCACCCAGGCGGGCGTCCAGGTCACCGCGGCGATCGTCGCCGGCGGCGGCACCCTGGGTGGCACCACCACCGTCGCCAGCAACGCGAGCGGCGTGGTCACCTTCACCAACCTCGCCATCACCGGCACGGTGGGCACGCGGACCCTGAGCTTCACCGCTACCGGGCTGGTGGCCCTGTCCTCGGGCGCCATCCAGGTGGATGCCGGCGCGCCGGCCACGGTGTCGGCCGCCTCGAGCACCACGCTGACCGGTACCGCCGGGACCCCGGTGGCCCCCGCGCCCTCGGTCCTCGTGGCCGACGTGAGCGGCAACCCGGTGGCGGGCGCCACCGTGACCTTCACCGCGACGGCGGGCGAGGGCACGGTCAGCAACGGCAGCGTGCTCACCAATGGCTCCGGCATCGCCACGGTCGGCAGCTGGACCCTGAGCGGCACCGCCGGCACCAACCACCTCTCGGCCCAGGTCGGCAGCCTCACGCCGGTGACGTTCACCGCCACGGTGAATCCCGGCGCGGCCGCCGCGCTCGCCATGCAGGCCCAGCCGTCCGCCAGCGCGGCCAACGGCGCCGCGCTCGCGACCCAGCCGGTCGTGCGCATCGTGGACGGCTTCGGCAACGTCATCACCAGCGCCACCACCACCGTCACCGCCACCCTGCAGGGCGCCGGCGCCGCGCTCGGCGGCACCGCCAGCGTCGCCGCGGTCAACGGCGTGGCCACCTTCACCGACCTCTCGCTCACCGGCACCGCCGGCACCTACGCCCTGGCGTTCGCCGCGGGCGGCCTGAGCGGCGTCACCTCGGGGAACATCGCCCTCACCGCCGGCGCCGCGACGACCATCGCCGCGAGCGCGGGCGATGGGCAGAGCGCCACCGTCAACGCCGCCGTGGCCACGCCACCCGCGGTGCTGGTCACCGACCAGAGCGGCAACCCGGTCAGCGGCGTGAGTGTCACCTTCGCGGTCGCGAGCGGCGGCGGCAGCGTCACCGGCGCCTCCGCCACGACCAACGCCAGCGGCATCGCCGCCGTGGGCAGCTGGACCCTCGGCACCACGGTGGGCGCCAACACCCTCACCGCCACGTCAGGATCGCTCACCGGGAGCCCGGTGACCTTCGGCGCCACCGCCACCGCGGCCGCCGCCAGCCGGCTGGCCCTCACCACCGCCCCATCGGCAAGCGCCACCAACGGGGTGGCCCTGGCGCAGCAGCCGGTGGCCCGCGTCGAGGACGCCTTCGGCAACCCGATCAGCCAGGCCGGCACGGTCGTGACGGTCACCGCCTCGGGCGGCGGCGTCATCGCCGCCGGCGCCACCGCCACCACCAACACCAGCGGCGTGGCCAGCTTCAGCGGCCTGGTGCTCAATGGCCTGGCGGGCAACTACACCCTGACCTTCAGCGCCGGCGGGCTTTCCAGCGCCACCTCCGGGAGCATCACGCTCGCGGCTGGCGCCGCCTCCACCCTGGCGATCACCACCCAGCCGCCGGCGAGCGCCGTGAACGGCGCCGCGCTGGCACAGCAGCCGGTGCTGCAGGTGACCGACGTGGGCGGCAACCCCTCGCCGGTCGCGACGAGCATCACGGCCGCGCTCACCGGCGCGCCGGCGGGCGTGACGCTGGGCGGCACCACGACCGTGGCCAGCAACGGCAGCGGCGCCGCCGCCTTCACCGACCTCTCCCTGACCGGCACGGTCGGGAGCTACAGCCTCACCTTCACCGCCGCCGGGCTCAACAGCGCCACCTCCGGTGGCATCACGCTGGCGGCGGGCGCCGCCACGACCATCGCGCTCAACGCGGGTGATGCCCAGAGCGCCATCGCGGGCAGCGCGGTGGCCATCGACCCGTCGGTGCTGGTGACCGACCAGAGCGGCAACCCCGTGAGCGGCGTGAGCGTGACCTTCGCGGTCGCCACCGGCGGCGGCAGCGTCACCGGCGGCGCGGCCAGCACCGACGCCGGCGGCATCGCCACGGTGGGCAGCTGGACTCTCGGTGCCAGCGTCGGCGCCAACACCCTCACGGCCACCAGCGGCAGCCTCACCGGCAGCCCCGTCACCTTCACCGCGACCGGCACCGTCGGCCCCGCCGCCCTCCTCGCGGCGAACGCCGGCACCGGCCAGAGCGCCATCGCCGGGAGCGCCGTCACCATCGCGCCGGCGGTGCTGGTCACCGACGCCAACGGCAACCCGGTGAGTGGCGTGAGCGTCACCTTTGCCGTGGCCACCGGCGGCGGCAGCCTCGCCGGCGGCAGCGCGGTCACCGACGCGGGCGGCATCGCCACCGTCGGCAGCTGGACCCTCGGCGCCGTGGCCGGCGCGAACACGCTGACGGCGACCTCGAGCGGGCTGGGCGGCAGCCCGGTCACCTTCTCGGCCACCGGCGTCGCCGGGCCGGCGAGCGAGCTTGCCTTCGGCCAGCAGCCTACCAGCGTGACCAGCGGCGCCGCGATCACCCCCGCCGTGACGGTGCGGGTCACCGACGCCAACGGCAACCTGATCACCGGCGCCACCGACGCCATCACCCTGGCACTCGGCGCCAACCCAGGCGGCGGCACCCTCGGCGGCACCCTCACGGTGAGCGCGCTGGGCGGCATCGCCACTTTTCCGGGACTCTCGATCGACAACGCCGCCTCGGGGTACACCCTCGCGGCCAGCGCCACCGGCCTCGCCAGCGCCACCAGCGCCACGTTCGACGTGACGCCCGGTGCCCCGACCAACCTGGCCTTCGGGCAGCAGCCCACGAGCACCACCGGCGGCGCCACCCTCGCCCCGGCGGTCACGGTGCTGGTGCGCGACGCCAACGGCAACACCGTCACCGGCTCCACGGCGCCCGTCACCATCGCCATCGGCACCAACCCCGGCAGCGGGACGCTGGGGGGCACGCTCACGGTGAACGCCGTGGCCGGCGTCGCCACCTTCGCTGACCTCAACATCGACAAGGCCGGCACCGGGTACACGCTGTCGGCGGCCTCCGCCGGCGTGAGCGGGGTGACCAGCGCGTCGTTCAACATCACCGCGGGCGCGGCCACCCGGCTCGCCTTCGGGCAGCAGCCCAGCGACCTCCTCGCCGGCGGCACGATGGCCCCGGCGGTGACGGTGCTGGTGCAGGACGCCGGCGGCAACACCGTCACCGGCGCCACCAACGCCGTCACCATGGCGCTCGGCACCAATCCCACGGGCGGAAGCCTCAGCGGGACCCTCACGGTGAACGCCGTGGCCGGCGTCGCCACCTTCAGCGATCTCTCGCTCACCGCGGCGGCCCCGGGCTACACACTCGCGGCGACGGCCTCCGGGCTCACCGGCGCCACCAGCGCCAGCTTCGATGTCACCCCCGCGGCCGCCACCAAGCTGGCCGTGGGGCAGCAGCCGGGCAGCGCCGCCAGCGGCGCCGCGCTGTCGCCGTCGGTGACCGTCCTGGTCCAGGACGCCTTCGACAACACCGTCACCGGGGCCAGCACCGCGGTCACGGTGGCCCTCGGCACCAATCCCGGCGGCTCCACGCTCGGCGGGACGCTCACGGTGAACGCCGCCGCGGGCATCGCGACCTTCGCCAACCTCACGCTCGACAAGGTCGGCGTCGGCTACACCCTCGACTTCACCGCGGGCGGCCTCACCGGCGCCTCGTCGGGGGCGTTCAGCATCACGCCCGGCGCGGCGGCCCAGCTCGCCTTCGGCCAGCAGCCCACCAGCAGCACCGGCGGCGGCGTGATCGCCCCGGCGGTCACCGTCCTGGTCCAGGATGCCGCTGGCAACACCGTCACCGGCGCCACCAGCTCCGTGAGCCTCGCCTTCGGCGCCAACCCCGGCAGCGGCACGCTGGGCGGGACCGTGTCGGCCAGCGCGGTCGCCGGCGTGGCCACCTTCAGCGACCTGACCGTCGACAAGGTGGGCACCGGCTACACCCTCGCCGCGAGCAGTGCGGGGCTGACCGGCGCCACCAGCGCCGCCTTCGACGTCACCCCCGGCGCGGCCGCGGCCCTGACGATCACCACCCAGCCCTCGTCCCAGGTGACCAACGCCAACGCGCTCACCCAGCAGCCGGTGCTGCAGCTGCGGGACGCCGGCGGCAACGCCGTCCCGCAGGCCGGCGTGAACGTGCTGGCCTCGCTCACCGACTCCACCGGCGTGGTGCTTGGCGGCACCCGCACCGTGGCCACCAACGCCAGCGGCGTGGCCACCTTCACCAACCTGGCGCTCACCGGCACGGTGGGGAGCTACTCGCTCACCTTCACCAGCGGCGCGCTCACCTCCGCGACCTCCTCGAGCATCGCGCTGGTGGCGGGCTCGCCGGCCAGCGTGGTGGCGGCCAGCGCCACCAGCCAGTCGGGCCGGGTGGGCATCGCGGCCGGCACCGCCCCGTCGGTGACCGTCACCGACGTGAGCGGCAACCCGGTGAGCGGCGCCACGGTGACCTTCGCGGTCACCGCCGGCGGCGGCACCGTGAGCGGCGGGAGCCAGAGCACCGACGCGCTGGGCCACGCCACGGTGAGCGGCTGGACCCTGGGCCGCACCGTCACCACCAATACGGTCTCGGCCACGGTGGGGGCCCTCCCGGTCGTCACCTTCGACGCCACGGTGACCATCCAGCTGTCCGCCGTCTCCGCCGGCAACGACCACGCCTGCGCCCTGACCATCGATGGCGTGCCCTATTGCTGGGGCAATAACGCCGCGGGCGGCCTGGGCGACAGCACCACCACGCCCACCCTCGCCCCGGTGCCGGTGGCGGGCAGCCCCTACTACTCCCGGATCAGCGCCGGGCGCGGCTTCAGCTGCGGGCTCGACACCAACGGCGCCGCCTACTGCTGGGGCAACAACGCTTCCGGCGAGCTGGGCATCGGCAGCACCACGCCGAAGACCGCGCCGACCGCGGTGACCGGCGGTCACCTCTTTACCGGGATCGTCACCGAGAACATCGCGAGCAGCCACCACGCCTGCGCCATCGCGGTCGGCGGCTCGCTGTTCTGCTGGGGTGACAACTCCGCCGGCCAGTACGGCCGCGGCAACACCACCAGCAGCTCCTCGCCGCAGGCTGCCGGCGGCACCGGCACCACGTACCTCCAGGTGGCCGCGGGCGACAAGTTCAGCTGCGGCGTCCGCACCGGGCAGGCGGCGTACTGCTGGGGCATCAACGGCTCCGGCCAGCTCGGCGACAACAGCACCGCCCAGCGCCTCAACCCGGTGGCCGTCGCGGGGGGACTCAGCTTCACCCAGGTGGCCACCAGCCAGATCCACAGCTGCGGCCTCACCGCCGGCGGGCTGGTGTACTGCTGGGGCGACAACTTCCAGGGCCGCCTCGGCCAGGACACCACCCTGGTCAACCAGAGCCTGACCCCGATCCAGGTGCCCGGCCTCACCGGGGTGTCCGAACTGGTGGCCGGCGGCGGCCACACCTGTGCCCGGACCAGTGGCAACGCGATCTACTGCTGGGGCCTCAACGACGCCGGGCAGCTCGGCGACGGCACCGGCGGCGCCGCGGGTGACTACAGCTCCACGCCCGTCCTGGTGTCGCTGCCAGGGGGCGTGACGGGATTCACCTCGATTACCACCGGCGCCTCGTTCGCCTGCGCGATCGCCAACACCGGCGCGGTCTACTGCTGGGGCGAGGGCGACGGCGGCCAGCTCGGCGACGGCACGGGCCTCGACGCCAACCTCCCGGTGCTGGTCGTCGACCCGTAG
- a CDS encoding DUF5009 domain-containing protein, translating to MLLVNNPGSWSYVYPPLAHAEWHGWTPTDLIFPFFLFIAGVALAFSLRAREEQGAGRRVVLRRILRRGLVIILAGLLLNGFPFYHLDTLRWPGVLQRIGLVYLVAAPAWLLLPAWGVALLSGTLLLGYWALMTLVPVPGYGAGVLEPVGNLAQFVDARLLAGHTWKPDWDPEGLLSTLPAIATCLLGALTGQWLRRQAPSGRVAWRLALAGALAVAVGLAWALVFPINKSLWTSSYVVFTAGAALLALAPCYGLIEVAGLAGWARPWLPFGTNPLLVFVGSGLMARLLLLIRVGQGEAAAPLQRVIYQRGFAGWAGPLNGSLGYAISFVLLWMAIAWGLDRAGWRVRA from the coding sequence ATGCTGCTGGTCAACAACCCCGGCAGCTGGTCCTACGTCTATCCGCCGCTGGCGCATGCCGAGTGGCATGGCTGGACGCCGACCGACCTCATCTTTCCCTTCTTCCTTTTCATCGCCGGGGTGGCGCTCGCGTTCTCGCTCCGCGCGCGGGAAGAGCAGGGGGCCGGCCGCCGCGTGGTCCTGCGTCGCATCCTCCGCCGCGGGCTGGTCATCATCCTCGCCGGGCTGCTGCTCAACGGCTTTCCCTTCTATCACCTCGACACCCTGCGCTGGCCCGGCGTGCTGCAGCGCATCGGCCTGGTGTACCTGGTGGCGGCGCCGGCCTGGCTGCTCCTCCCGGCCTGGGGTGTGGCGCTGCTCTCGGGCACCCTGCTGCTCGGATACTGGGCCCTGATGACGCTGGTGCCCGTCCCCGGGTATGGCGCCGGCGTGCTGGAGCCGGTCGGCAACCTGGCGCAGTTCGTCGATGCGCGGCTGCTCGCCGGCCATACGTGGAAGCCCGACTGGGATCCTGAAGGACTCCTGAGTACGCTACCTGCCATCGCCACCTGCCTGCTGGGCGCGCTCACCGGGCAGTGGCTCCGCCGCCAGGCGCCGAGCGGGCGCGTGGCGTGGCGGCTCGCGCTCGCGGGCGCGCTGGCCGTGGCCGTCGGGCTCGCGTGGGCGCTCGTCTTTCCGATCAACAAGAGCCTCTGGACCAGTTCCTACGTGGTCTTCACCGCCGGCGCGGCGCTGCTGGCGCTCGCGCCCTGCTACGGGCTCATCGAGGTGGCGGGCCTCGCGGGCTGGGCCCGGCCCTGGCTCCCCTTCGGCACCAATCCGCTGCTCGTCTTCGTGGGGTCGGGACTCATGGCGCGGCTGCTCCTGCTGATCCGCGTGGGCCAGGGCGAGGCGGCCGCGCCGCTGCAGCGGGTGATCTACCAGCGTGGGTTTGCCGGCTGGGCCGGTCCGCTCAACGGGTCGCTCGGGTACGCCATCAGCTTTGTCCTCCTCTGGATGGCCATCGCCTGGGGCCTCGACCGGGCCGGCTGGCGGGTGCGGGCCTGA
- a CDS encoding aminotransferase class IV: MSTLPTLLETVRVRGGRAPLWYLHLRRLVASCRALGVPFPPAFTVPEGGADRVHRMEVGRHGVQVTEREPGATAPVALRVSAVRHPGYPHKTTHRAAFAEALEGARAAGADDALLLTPTGLVAEATIWCLYWWEGDTLAAPALGLGVLPGVSRMRIEELAGPVAERRVTEAELAGRSLFLSNAVRGIVEVAALDGRPVPVHPGTGRLRERFWP, encoded by the coding sequence GTGAGCACCCTTCCCACGTTGCTCGAGACCGTCCGGGTCCGGGGCGGCCGCGCGCCGCTCTGGTACCTGCACCTCCGCCGCCTGGTCGCGAGCTGCCGCGCGCTCGGCGTGCCGTTTCCGCCGGCCTTCACCGTGCCGGAAGGTGGTGCCGATCGCGTGCACCGGATGGAGGTGGGCCGCCACGGCGTCCAGGTGACCGAGCGCGAGCCCGGCGCAACCGCGCCGGTGGCGCTGCGGGTGAGCGCGGTCCGTCATCCCGGCTACCCGCACAAGACCACCCACCGTGCTGCCTTCGCCGAGGCGCTGGAGGGGGCGCGCGCGGCCGGTGCCGACGATGCCCTGCTGCTGACCCCCACCGGGCTGGTGGCGGAGGCCACGATCTGGTGCCTCTACTGGTGGGAGGGGGACACCCTGGCCGCGCCGGCGCTGGGCCTCGGCGTGCTGCCCGGGGTGTCCCGGATGCGGATCGAGGAGCTGGCGGGGCCGGTGGCGGAGCGCCGCGTGACCGAGGCGGAACTCGCCGGGCGGTCACTCTTCCTGAGCAACGCGGTCCGGGGTATCGTTGAGGTGGCAGCGCTCGACGGCCGCCCGGTCCCGGTGCATCCCGGGACCGGGCGGCTGCGCGAGCGCTTCTGGCCTTGA
- a CDS encoding DMT family transporter produces the protein MTPRSRARLEILCVAFLFSTGGAAIKAVTFSSWQVASLRSGVAALAVWLFLPAARRLRRGQLAGTLLVAVAYAATLVLFVLANRLTTAANTIFLQSTAPLYILLLGPWLLKEPLHRRDLGFMAAVAVGMAFFFLGRQTTFATAPDPVKGNLLALASGVTYAAMLIGLRWMGTRGGSPASAVVLGNLVAFGVALPAALPFAGAGPRDWAIILYLGIFQIGLAYALLTRAIPHVPALETSLLLFLEPALNPLLAWAVHGEYPGPWALVGGVLIMAATGVKSWADARRDAVVPAAPPRPAAEPT, from the coding sequence ATGACTCCGCGGTCCCGGGCGCGGCTCGAGATCCTGTGCGTCGCGTTCCTGTTCTCGACGGGGGGCGCCGCCATCAAGGCGGTCACCTTCTCCAGCTGGCAGGTCGCCTCGCTCCGGTCGGGCGTGGCGGCGCTGGCGGTGTGGCTCTTCCTGCCGGCGGCCCGGCGGCTCCGGCGCGGGCAGCTGGCGGGCACCCTGCTCGTGGCCGTGGCCTACGCCGCCACGCTGGTGCTCTTCGTGCTGGCCAACCGGCTCACGACCGCGGCCAACACGATCTTCCTGCAGTCCACCGCGCCCCTCTACATCCTCCTGCTCGGCCCCTGGCTCCTCAAGGAGCCGTTGCACCGGCGCGACCTCGGCTTCATGGCCGCCGTGGCGGTGGGCATGGCGTTCTTCTTCCTGGGACGCCAGACGACGTTCGCGACCGCCCCCGACCCGGTCAAGGGCAACCTGCTCGCCCTGGCCTCGGGGGTCACCTACGCCGCCATGCTGATCGGGCTGCGCTGGATGGGCACCCGTGGCGGCTCGCCGGCGAGCGCGGTGGTGCTGGGCAATCTCGTGGCGTTCGGGGTGGCGCTCCCGGCCGCATTGCCCTTCGCGGGCGCGGGCCCGCGCGACTGGGCCATCATCCTCTACCTCGGCATCTTCCAGATCGGGCTGGCGTACGCCCTGCTCACCCGCGCCATCCCGCACGTGCCGGCGCTCGAGACGTCGCTGCTCCTTTTCCTGGAGCCGGCCCTCAACCCGCTCCTCGCCTGGGCGGTGCACGGCGAGTATCCCGGGCCGTGGGCGCTGGTCGGTGGCGTGCTGATCATGGCGGCCACGGGCGTGAAGTCCTGGGCCGACGCCCGCCGGGACGCTGTCGTACCCGCCGCGCCACCGCGCCCGGCCGCCGAGCCGACGTGA
- a CDS encoding Nramp family divalent metal transporter, which translates to MNSPDTDRRPLPPFPGWWRALGPGIVWMALAQGSGELIWWPYLVAKYGLTFLCLLLPACLLQYPLNVEIGRYTLLTGETIFRGFLRLHRGFGLALWALMTLSFLWFGAFASAGGTALAALTGFPAGWGARGQTLFWGYASIGVFVVAAVFSGVVYRLVENFMKVVAVTTVIGLAWACLQPEVLAALPSFVRGLAGPPAGSMPRPWDPADATKLLTGITFAGLGGFWILLYSYWLSEKGAGMAAHASHVTGVGGGAGTATDEPAPVHGMAGVAALLPSDREETRAAWDRWRRYLTVDALVGIGGNLCTTLMTCLLAWALLFPKGLLPEDYELAVVQSRFFEVSWGPVGRLLFLVVAAAFLTDTWLATADGVSRMQADIITTVFPRAARQGRRRWYWICFATLTAITGGTMALSTPGVLILLSAVVGFAGTVLFPAALYLLNHVRLAAVAPAWARPGRASAALLGVSFAAYLALAALYLREVVK; encoded by the coding sequence ATGAACAGCCCCGACACCGACCGGCGCCCCCTGCCCCCCTTTCCCGGGTGGTGGCGCGCCCTCGGGCCCGGCATCGTGTGGATGGCGCTGGCGCAGGGGAGCGGCGAGCTGATCTGGTGGCCCTACCTGGTGGCCAAGTACGGCCTGACGTTCCTCTGCCTGCTGCTGCCGGCCTGCCTGCTCCAGTATCCGCTCAACGTGGAGATCGGGCGCTACACGCTGCTCACCGGCGAGACGATCTTCCGCGGCTTCCTGCGGCTGCATCGCGGCTTCGGGCTCGCGCTGTGGGCCCTCATGACGCTCTCCTTCCTCTGGTTCGGTGCGTTCGCGTCGGCGGGCGGCACCGCGCTGGCGGCGCTCACCGGGTTTCCGGCCGGGTGGGGCGCGCGGGGGCAGACGCTGTTCTGGGGGTACGCCTCGATCGGCGTGTTCGTGGTCGCCGCGGTGTTCTCGGGCGTGGTGTACCGGCTGGTCGAGAACTTCATGAAGGTGGTGGCGGTGACCACCGTGATCGGGCTGGCGTGGGCGTGCCTGCAGCCGGAGGTGCTCGCCGCGCTGCCGTCGTTCGTCCGCGGACTCGCGGGCCCGCCCGCCGGCTCCATGCCGCGCCCCTGGGACCCGGCCGACGCCACCAAGCTCCTCACCGGGATCACCTTCGCGGGGCTGGGCGGGTTCTGGATCCTGCTCTACTCGTACTGGCTGAGCGAAAAGGGGGCGGGGATGGCCGCCCATGCCTCACACGTGACGGGGGTGGGCGGCGGCGCCGGGACGGCCACCGATGAGCCCGCCCCGGTGCACGGCATGGCGGGCGTGGCCGCGCTGCTCCCCTCCGACCGTGAGGAGACCCGGGCCGCGTGGGACCGGTGGCGCCGCTACCTGACGGTCGACGCGCTGGTGGGGATCGGCGGCAACCTGTGCACCACGCTGATGACCTGCCTGCTGGCGTGGGCGCTGCTCTTTCCCAAGGGGCTGCTGCCGGAGGACTACGAGCTGGCGGTGGTGCAGAGCCGGTTCTTCGAGGTGAGCTGGGGGCCGGTGGGGCGGCTGCTGTTCCTGGTGGTGGCGGCGGCGTTCCTGACCGACACCTGGCTCGCCACCGCCGACGGGGTCAGCCGGATGCAGGCCGACATCATCACGACAGTCTTCCCGCGCGCGGCGCGGCAGGGGCGGCGGCGCTGGTACTGGATCTGCTTCGCCACCCTCACGGCCATCACGGGCGGCACCATGGCGCTGAGCACGCCCGGAGTGCTGATCCTGCTCTCGGCGGTGGTGGGGTTTGCCGGGACGGTACTCTTCCCCGCGGCGCTCTACCTCCTCAACCACGTGCGGCTGGCGGCCGTGGCCCCGGCGTGGGCCCGGCCCGGCCGCGCCAGCGCCGCCCTGCTCGGCGTGAGCTTCGCCGCCTACCTGGCGCTGGCCGCGCTGTACCTGCGGGAGGTCGTGAAGTAG